A single Mustelus asterias chromosome 4, sMusAst1.hap1.1, whole genome shotgun sequence DNA region contains:
- the mt2 gene encoding metallothionein-2 produces the protein MSDAPCSCNLGGTCTCGNNCKCKDCKCTSCKKSCCVCCPAGCSKCAQGCVCTGAGDKCSCCP, from the exons ATGTCTGACGCACCTTGCTCGTGTAACCTGG GAGGGACCTGTACCTGCGGAAACAATTGTAAATGTAAAGACTGCAAGTGTACATCATGCAAGAAGA GCTGCTGTGTTTGCTGTCCCGCCGGCTGCAGTAAATGTGCTCAGGGCTGTGTGTGCACCGGAGCCGGTGATAAATGTAGCTGCTGCCCGTGA